In the genome of Hyphomonas sp. Mor2, one region contains:
- a CDS encoding NepR family anti-sigma factor, whose protein sequence is MSGKKDLPEKPPEWGENSPLGEALRARYRDVLNEPVPEKLKQLIEALKEKERQEAEQQDSDPDDDDSE, encoded by the coding sequence ATGTCGGGTAAAAAGGATTTACCTGAAAAGCCGCCAGAATGGGGCGAAAACTCCCCTTTGGGGGAAGCGCTTCGAGCGCGCTATCGAGACGTGCTCAACGAACCCGTTCCGGAAAAGCTGAAACAGCTGATCGAAGCGCTGAAGGAAAAGGAGCGTCAGGAAGCCGAGCAGCAAGATTCAGACCCTGACGATGATGACTCCGAATAG
- a CDS encoding sigma-70 family RNA polymerase sigma factor: MFSEKLEALIPEMRAYARILCRDVTRSDDLVQNACLKAWQHQADYDPDKGPLRAWLFRILRNDFYQQRRSDVRSETREHEELETQLVADCNLEQRSSLSRMLQAVDSLKRVQREAFLLVVAAGFTYEEAADVFGCSPGTVKSRVSRAREMALGRYYSEQSLPETTDPKHSPIEKLHDALNRIQMRYSAA, from the coding sequence ATGTTCTCTGAGAAATTAGAGGCACTGATACCAGAAATGAGGGCCTATGCTCGGATCCTCTGCCGTGATGTGACACGGTCTGATGACCTGGTTCAGAATGCCTGTTTGAAAGCCTGGCAGCACCAGGCTGATTATGATCCTGACAAAGGACCATTGCGCGCCTGGCTGTTTCGGATCCTTCGAAACGATTTCTACCAGCAGCGCCGCTCGGATGTGCGGAGTGAGACCCGGGAACACGAAGAGCTGGAAACCCAGCTCGTTGCAGATTGCAATCTCGAACAACGCTCCAGCCTGTCTCGCATGCTGCAAGCGGTGGATTCGCTGAAACGCGTCCAGCGCGAGGCGTTCCTGCTCGTGGTCGCTGCTGGCTTCACCTATGAAGAAGCGGCTGACGTCTTTGGCTGTTCACCCGGCACGGTGAAGAGCCGTGTCAGCCGCGCCCGTGAAATGGCATTGGGGCGGTATTATTCAGAGCAGAGCCTGCCCGAGACAACCGATCCAAAGCATTCACCAATCGAAAAACTGCACGACGCGCTTAATCGCATCCAAATGCGCTACTCTGCCGCTTGA
- a CDS encoding GNAT family N-acetyltransferase yields the protein MLKITDIGQSGLAKPLPQELIETFEIELVRSFDSYQKVVAVRTLTYMGEQDCPYDEEFDGNDMCATHLLAHYKGQPIATLRLRWFAGFGKIERVSVLKEHRSSGVVKVMLAAACDVAARKGFRRMTAQIQARLWPLWSKTLNCELLEDRPSFYFSDFEYKEMVISIAAHPQAIRITSDPYEVIRPEGEWDVPGVLDASSDRGGDDVRVAAA from the coding sequence ATGCTGAAGATTACCGATATTGGCCAATCCGGCCTCGCCAAGCCTCTGCCGCAGGAGCTGATCGAGACATTCGAAATCGAACTCGTCCGCAGTTTCGACTCCTATCAAAAGGTCGTCGCGGTCCGCACGCTGACTTATATGGGCGAACAGGATTGTCCTTATGATGAAGAGTTTGACGGCAATGACATGTGTGCCACGCACTTGCTGGCCCATTACAAAGGCCAACCCATTGCGACCTTGAGATTGCGTTGGTTTGCGGGATTTGGGAAAATCGAACGCGTGAGCGTGTTGAAAGAGCATCGTAGCAGCGGTGTCGTGAAGGTCATGTTGGCGGCGGCCTGTGATGTGGCGGCTCGCAAGGGCTTTCGCCGGATGACCGCTCAGATCCAGGCCCGACTGTGGCCGCTCTGGTCCAAGACTCTCAACTGCGAATTGCTGGAGGATCGCCCGAGCTTCTATTTCTCCGATTTTGAGTACAAGGAGATGGTGATCTCTATTGCCGCCCATCCGCAGGCCATTCGAATCACATCTGATCCCTATGAGGTCATTCGACCGGAAGGCGAATGGGATGTCCCAGGCGTGCTCGACGCTTCGAGCGATCGTGGTGGCGACGACGTGCGGGTGGCCGCGGCTTAG
- the sthA gene encoding Si-specific NAD(P)(+) transhydrogenase: MRTAFDLIIIGSGPAGRRAAIQAAKLDKKVLVVEKSRRVGGVSVHTGTIPSKTLRETVLNLSGWRERGFYGRTYKVKSDITADDLRHRLTKTLDHEVDVLEHQFTRNNVTMINGHARFVSREMIEVTSPDGRVRQVSFERALISVGTRPYRPDYIPFDGKRVLDSDEILHVEDLPRSLTVIGAGVIGIEYATIFSALDISVTVIEPRTSILSFIDDELIQEFTYELRDRGIRLLLGCKAQNVHAIEDHCIVDLSDGRKVKSDMVLYAAGRIGASSDIGLDTIGLSADSRGRLTVDPVSYETEVPNIYAAGDVIGFPSLASTSMSQGRIAVCHAFDVPNPAQPEHFPYGIYAVPEISTVGLSERELKEQGIPYECGIARFRETSRGHIMGLQRGMLKMLFHIETRKLLGVHIVGEGATELIHIGQAVLVLGGELSYFVDNVFNYPTLAEAYKIAALDAWNRLSLHTLPQADSVNTDLAVVNG, translated from the coding sequence ATGCGAACTGCATTTGACTTGATCATTATCGGAAGCGGTCCCGCCGGACGACGCGCCGCCATTCAGGCCGCCAAACTGGACAAGAAGGTCCTGGTGGTCGAGAAATCGCGCCGGGTTGGGGGAGTCTCGGTGCATACGGGAACCATTCCCAGCAAGACGCTGCGAGAGACCGTTCTCAATCTGTCGGGATGGCGAGAGCGCGGGTTCTACGGCCGCACCTACAAGGTCAAATCAGACATTACTGCAGATGATCTGCGGCATCGCCTGACCAAGACTCTCGATCACGAAGTCGACGTGTTGGAACATCAGTTCACGCGCAACAATGTGACAATGATCAATGGCCATGCCCGATTTGTCTCACGCGAGATGATCGAGGTGACATCGCCGGATGGACGCGTTCGGCAAGTCTCGTTTGAGCGCGCTTTGATCAGCGTCGGTACGCGCCCCTACCGGCCCGACTACATCCCGTTTGATGGCAAACGTGTGCTCGACAGTGACGAGATCCTGCATGTCGAGGACTTGCCTCGATCGCTCACAGTGATTGGCGCAGGTGTCATTGGTATCGAGTACGCCACCATCTTCAGTGCGCTCGACATCTCTGTCACCGTCATCGAACCACGAACCAGCATCCTCAGTTTCATAGATGATGAGCTGATCCAGGAATTCACCTACGAGCTCAGAGATCGCGGCATTCGTTTGTTGCTCGGATGCAAGGCGCAAAACGTGCACGCGATTGAAGACCATTGCATTGTCGATCTGAGCGACGGTCGAAAGGTCAAATCGGATATGGTGCTTTATGCGGCCGGGCGGATCGGCGCGTCATCAGATATTGGCCTGGACACGATCGGCTTGAGCGCGGACTCGCGCGGGCGTCTGACCGTAGACCCCGTCAGCTATGAAACCGAAGTGCCGAATATCTATGCTGCCGGCGATGTCATCGGATTTCCAAGCCTCGCGTCCACGTCCATGTCACAGGGGCGCATTGCCGTGTGTCATGCCTTTGATGTGCCGAACCCGGCGCAACCGGAGCACTTTCCATATGGAATTTACGCGGTGCCGGAGATCTCGACTGTCGGCCTGTCAGAACGCGAATTGAAAGAGCAAGGCATTCCCTATGAATGCGGCATTGCGCGATTCCGGGAAACCTCACGTGGCCACATCATGGGACTTCAGCGCGGCATGCTGAAAATGCTGTTCCACATAGAGACCCGCAAGCTGCTCGGCGTGCACATCGTCGGTGAAGGCGCGACGGAGCTCATTCATATCGGACAGGCCGTCCTCGTCCTTGGCGGTGAGCTCTCTTATTTCGTCGACAATGTCTTCAATTATCCAACCCTGGCTGAGGCCTACAAGATTGCGGCGCTCGACGCCTGGAACCGGTTGTCGCTGCACACTCTACCTCAGGCGGATTCGGTGAACACAGATCTGGCCGTGGTGAATGGGTAA
- a CDS encoding helix-turn-helix transcriptional regulator, producing the protein MSGSDIDRHLGRKIKDAREQAGRTQAELAQRLQIEESTLEAMEAGEVRIASLNLARIARDLELPLSWFFEGLPGQDVFDAPRARRSV; encoded by the coding sequence GTGTCGGGATCAGATATAGATCGACACCTTGGTCGAAAAATAAAGGATGCGCGGGAGCAAGCTGGCCGCACGCAGGCTGAGCTCGCGCAGCGCCTGCAGATTGAAGAATCAACGCTAGAAGCGATGGAGGCCGGAGAGGTGCGCATCGCGTCACTGAATCTCGCTCGCATCGCGCGCGATCTGGAACTGCCGTTGAGTTGGTTTTTCGAGGGTCTGCCCGGGCAAGACGTGTTCGACGCGCCTCGCGCCCGCCGCTCAGTTTGA
- a CDS encoding sensor domain-containing diguanylate cyclase codes for MISYPPPKFEEQKSEILQRYQILCEDQSVGALCLADSIALALRTPYVIAALNRRYRAWYHCEHGYSGYSSADLQSYFARMHLSQSRFDVADITEESFFQSHTDGMQLPEMKALAGVPLTDPNGKRFGTLCIADPNVREWTDAELTLLNSFGQLVSNDICMRSAARYAVRDLVELEQEKCDLFELATIDPLTKALNRRAFMRFGERELNRFKRDNTRLSALMLDIDHFKQVNDVHGHAVGDRVLTKMVSVAANVVRQEDLIGRLGGEEFAIILVDSDADAAAKVADRIRQAIKQVKFPGDGGPFNVTVSIGVAEPFFMEASVNEVLERADAALYQAKRSGRDRVIVAAEHLHAMPGETDQVDPDRLAS; via the coding sequence ATGATTTCATATCCTCCTCCGAAATTCGAAGAGCAGAAATCGGAGATTCTGCAACGCTACCAAATCCTCTGCGAAGATCAGTCCGTTGGTGCTTTGTGCCTGGCCGACTCGATCGCCTTGGCGCTCCGCACACCTTATGTGATTGCCGCGCTCAATCGGCGCTATAGGGCCTGGTATCACTGTGAACATGGCTATTCGGGCTATTCGAGCGCAGATCTTCAATCCTATTTCGCGCGTATGCACCTGTCGCAATCGCGTTTTGATGTGGCCGACATTACCGAAGAATCCTTCTTCCAGAGTCATACTGACGGCATGCAATTGCCAGAAATGAAAGCGCTGGCTGGAGTTCCGCTGACGGACCCGAACGGCAAACGCTTCGGCACATTGTGCATCGCCGATCCGAATGTCCGCGAATGGACCGATGCCGAGCTCACCCTGCTCAACAGTTTCGGGCAACTGGTCAGCAATGATATCTGCATGCGCAGCGCGGCCCGCTATGCCGTTCGCGATCTGGTCGAGCTGGAGCAGGAAAAATGTGACCTGTTTGAGCTCGCCACCATCGATCCGCTGACCAAGGCCCTCAATCGCCGCGCCTTCATGCGCTTTGGCGAACGCGAGTTGAACCGGTTCAAGCGCGATAATACGCGTCTGTCCGCTCTGATGCTCGACATCGACCATTTCAAACAGGTGAATGACGTGCATGGCCATGCCGTCGGCGACCGAGTGCTGACCAAGATGGTGTCTGTCGCTGCAAATGTGGTGCGCCAGGAAGACCTGATCGGTCGCCTGGGTGGGGAGGAATTCGCGATCATTCTGGTCGATTCAGACGCCGACGCCGCTGCCAAAGTCGCGGATCGCATTCGTCAGGCGATCAAGCAGGTCAAGTTTCCGGGCGACGGTGGACCGTTCAATGTCACGGTCAGTATCGGCGTCGCCGAGCCCTTCTTCATGGAAGCCAGCGTCAATGAGGTGCTGGAACGTGCGGACGCCGCGCTTTATCAAGCCAAACGTTCAGGCCGCGACCGCGTGATTGTCGCCGCGGAGCACCTGCACGCCATGCCAGGCGAAACCGACCAGGTGGATCCTGACAGACTGGCGAGCTAG
- a CDS encoding helix-turn-helix transcriptional regulator: MQLDHHLGEKLRQARHAAGYALTEAADQLNISDRELQHYESGTSRIASRLLSRAARTFGVEIRWFFDAMQSPEREGEDNTSRDDASTFILQSLRSNKTLSQLCEALRESDYGTSPRKFVA, translated from the coding sequence ATGCAGTTGGATCATCATCTGGGAGAAAAGCTCCGTCAGGCTCGGCACGCGGCGGGCTACGCTCTCACTGAAGCCGCTGACCAGCTCAATATCTCGGACCGGGAACTGCAGCACTACGAATCGGGCACGTCCAGGATTGCCTCACGGCTCTTGTCGCGCGCAGCACGGACATTCGGTGTAGAGATTCGCTGGTTTTTCGATGCAATGCAGAGTCCTGAAAGGGAAGGCGAAGACAATACCAGTCGAGACGATGCGAGCACTTTCATTCTTCAAAGTCTCCGAAGCAATAAAACACTGTCTCAACTATGTGAGGCATTGAGAGAATCGGATTACGGAACATCTCCACGCAAATTCGTGGCGTGA
- a CDS encoding sigma-70 family RNA polymerase sigma factor — MFTDELEGILPEIRAYARMLCSNRDMADDIVQNACLKAWKARKSFDPKRGKFRAWMFTITRNEFLQLVRKQRPMDVYDPAEFEYRLVQECQLDSRSACSDAIQALFKLTPEQRDVFILVLAAGYSYEEAASICQCSVGTIKSRISRARAKLTELLDTSDAGDAESREQSIVFHGLEDIFSRVDTLLKNAA, encoded by the coding sequence ATGTTCACAGACGAACTTGAGGGTATTTTGCCAGAGATTCGCGCCTATGCGCGGATGCTGTGTTCCAACCGGGATATGGCAGATGATATTGTTCAGAATGCCTGTCTGAAGGCGTGGAAAGCGCGCAAGTCCTTTGATCCCAAACGCGGCAAGTTTCGCGCCTGGATGTTCACCATCACGCGCAATGAATTCTTGCAACTGGTCCGCAAGCAGCGCCCCATGGATGTTTATGACCCAGCCGAGTTCGAATACAGACTGGTGCAGGAATGCCAACTCGACAGCCGCTCGGCCTGTTCAGATGCGATCCAGGCCTTGTTCAAGCTCACGCCTGAACAACGCGATGTATTCATCCTCGTTCTCGCCGCGGGATACTCTTACGAAGAAGCCGCATCGATCTGTCAGTGCTCGGTCGGAACAATCAAGAGCCGGATCAGCCGCGCCCGCGCGAAACTGACCGAATTGCTCGACACGTCTGATGCAGGTGACGCTGAATCGCGTGAGCAATCCATCGTTTTTCACGGTCTTGAAGACATATTCAGCCGCGTCGATACGCTGCTCAAAAACGCGGCCTGA
- a CDS encoding pilus assembly protein encodes MSWFHKLKSESGQVAIVFALSIIPIFAVAGFALDFQNTIKKKQKVQLVVDSAVLAAARLKQTGAEDGEVKSAVQGFIDAQINSIGGGFNCNAAQTRVIHGVEEVNTEIACSQETTLSRVMGREQLDFKVRSTAEYGIDKLDVTFMFDISGSMNSSSRLTNLKAAAKEAIDVLLPPDAPAELTEDTRIAMVSYNSMVNAGPYFQQVTGVPATRTYTHTIPGSDSTVTSDPGRLSSDLTIELIDAGRNQPIIEFGDDALIGIEGWSNNDRTEQRLTVGVTIPNSSSLRGRVGSMRLELQGPVRRNRNDNGSPYSLYGESRGNYSRRNGRNWREGEYTLRIRAYERRNRRGEVLYDERFDFEIARDGATEPQVKTYTLTSTCVWERDGSEAFTDSTPGPGAYLAHRQAWFEEDEDHRDGGVWKVGHPNRPDHSWYRGTECRNATPLGLTNDRTRLNTYVENLSAGGGTAGHLGVGWSWYLISDNWDGIFTGASAPLSFTEPDSEKVVILMTDGEFNAEIFPEQGSSDAQARALCDGMKLKSIKVYSVALNAPRAGRQVLQYCATDSDYYFEPETAAELTEAYRKIATSISDLRISQ; translated from the coding sequence ATGAGCTGGTTCCACAAACTTAAAAGCGAGTCTGGGCAAGTTGCGATCGTTTTCGCGCTGTCGATCATTCCGATTTTCGCGGTCGCCGGCTTTGCGCTGGATTTTCAGAACACCATCAAGAAAAAACAGAAAGTTCAGCTGGTTGTGGACTCTGCGGTCTTGGCCGCGGCGCGCCTGAAGCAGACCGGCGCCGAGGATGGCGAGGTCAAATCTGCGGTCCAGGGCTTTATCGACGCGCAGATCAACTCCATCGGCGGCGGGTTCAATTGTAACGCCGCTCAGACGCGAGTGATCCATGGGGTTGAAGAAGTAAACACGGAAATCGCCTGCTCACAGGAGACGACGCTCTCGCGGGTCATGGGCCGCGAACAACTGGACTTCAAGGTCAGGTCGACTGCGGAATACGGGATCGACAAGCTCGACGTGACCTTCATGTTCGACATTTCGGGATCGATGAACAGTTCGAGCCGCCTGACCAATTTGAAGGCGGCCGCAAAGGAAGCCATCGATGTGCTGCTGCCACCAGATGCACCGGCAGAGCTGACCGAAGACACGCGCATCGCAATGGTCTCTTACAACAGCATGGTCAATGCGGGCCCGTACTTCCAACAAGTCACAGGCGTGCCTGCCACGCGAACCTATACCCACACGATTCCGGGCAGTGATTCGACCGTCACGTCGGATCCGGGGCGTCTCAGCTCCGATCTCACGATCGAGTTGATTGATGCCGGTCGCAACCAACCCATTATTGAGTTCGGTGATGACGCTCTGATTGGGATAGAAGGGTGGTCGAATAATGACCGCACGGAACAAAGACTGACCGTCGGTGTGACGATCCCGAATTCAAGTTCGCTGCGTGGCCGTGTCGGCAGCATGCGCCTTGAGCTGCAGGGCCCTGTCCGTCGCAACCGAAACGATAACGGTTCCCCGTATTCACTGTACGGCGAAAGCCGCGGAAACTACTCGCGGCGCAATGGCCGCAACTGGCGCGAAGGCGAGTACACACTGCGCATTCGGGCCTATGAGCGCAGAAATCGCCGCGGCGAAGTGCTGTACGATGAGCGCTTTGACTTCGAGATCGCTCGAGACGGCGCGACGGAGCCGCAAGTCAAGACTTACACACTGACCTCGACCTGTGTCTGGGAACGCGATGGCAGCGAAGCCTTCACAGACTCAACCCCTGGACCCGGAGCGTATCTTGCACACCGTCAGGCCTGGTTCGAAGAAGACGAAGATCATCGCGATGGCGGTGTCTGGAAAGTCGGTCATCCGAATCGCCCGGATCATAGCTGGTATCGCGGCACCGAGTGCCGGAACGCCACACCGCTTGGCTTGACCAATGACCGCACGCGACTGAACACCTACGTGGAAAACCTGTCGGCGGGCGGCGGTACGGCTGGACACCTCGGCGTCGGCTGGAGCTGGTATCTGATCTCGGACAATTGGGACGGTATTTTCACCGGTGCGAGCGCGCCGCTATCTTTCACAGAACCGGATTCTGAAAAGGTCGTGATCCTGATGACGGATGGTGAGTTCAATGCCGAGATCTTTCCGGAGCAGGGCAGTTCAGATGCCCAGGCGCGAGCCCTTTGCGATGGCATGAAGTTGAAAAGTATCAAGGTCTATTCGGTGGCCTTGAACGCGCCGCGCGCCGGGAGACAAGTGCTGCAATATTGCGCGACCGATAGCGACTATTACTTCGAGCCCGAAACGGCCGCAGAACTGACCGAAGCTTATCGCAAGATTGCAACATCGATCTCAGATCTGCGGATCTCACAGTAA
- a CDS encoding Glu/Leu/Phe/Val dehydrogenase gives MNIQVKKPITSGFLESVNLMYDRAIELLGLSDDVALAIRNCNSTYEVLFSVRLRGELHSFKGYRSVHSEHMEPAKGGIRYSIEVHKEEVEALAALMSYKCALVETPFGGSKGGLIVDPSEWEPHEMEKITRRFAYELIKRDLINPSQNVPAPDMGTGAREMAWIADEYRRMNPTDINARACVTGKPLNAGGIAGRTEATGRGVQYALQEFFRHEEDVKAAGLSGTLEGKRVVVQGLGNVGYHAAKFLSEEDGAKVVAVVERDGALYNPEGIDIEALKAHIHARHSLAAFAGATYSPDGSKGLEHECDILIPAACESVITQENADRIKAPLIIEAANGPVTAEANDMLLERGVTIIPDLYANAGGVTVSYFEWAKNISHMRYGRMQRRQEEGRSRAFLQQLESLLPNGLDEALKEKLESGAGEVDLVRSGLDDTMRAAYVAMREVRAAHPDCPDLRTAAYMVAIRRIASVMDLYTL, from the coding sequence ATGAACATCCAAGTCAAAAAACCGATAACGTCCGGCTTCCTGGAAAGCGTCAATCTCATGTATGATCGAGCGATCGAATTGCTCGGACTTTCGGATGACGTGGCCCTGGCCATTCGCAATTGTAACTCGACCTATGAGGTCCTGTTCTCGGTCCGCCTGCGCGGTGAGCTGCACAGTTTCAAAGGCTATCGTTCGGTCCATTCCGAGCATATGGAACCCGCCAAGGGCGGGATCCGCTATTCGATCGAAGTGCATAAGGAAGAGGTCGAGGCGCTTGCGGCTCTGATGAGCTACAAATGCGCTCTGGTCGAGACACCGTTTGGCGGTTCGAAAGGTGGATTGATCGTCGATCCATCCGAATGGGAACCGCACGAAATGGAGAAGATCACGCGTCGCTTTGCCTATGAGCTGATCAAACGCGACCTGATCAATCCATCACAAAACGTACCGGCTCCGGACATGGGTACGGGTGCGCGCGAAATGGCCTGGATCGCGGATGAATATCGCCGTATGAATCCGACGGACATCAATGCCCGCGCCTGCGTCACAGGCAAGCCGCTGAATGCGGGCGGGATTGCTGGCCGTACAGAGGCCACGGGCCGCGGGGTTCAATATGCTCTGCAGGAATTCTTCCGTCATGAGGAGGATGTCAAAGCGGCAGGTCTGTCCGGAACGCTGGAGGGCAAGCGCGTGGTTGTGCAGGGCCTCGGCAATGTCGGCTATCATGCCGCGAAGTTCCTCAGCGAAGAAGATGGCGCCAAAGTTGTCGCTGTCGTCGAACGCGATGGCGCTTTGTACAATCCTGAAGGCATCGATATTGAAGCGCTCAAGGCCCACATTCATGCGCGTCATTCGCTCGCGGCCTTTGCCGGTGCAACTTACAGCCCGGACGGTTCGAAAGGCCTCGAGCATGAGTGCGATATTCTGATCCCGGCGGCGTGTGAGAGTGTGATCACGCAAGAGAATGCAGACCGGATCAAGGCGCCGCTGATCATCGAGGCCGCAAACGGTCCGGTGACCGCTGAGGCCAATGACATGCTGCTTGAGCGTGGTGTGACGATCATTCCGGATCTTTATGCCAATGCGGGCGGCGTCACGGTCTCTTACTTTGAGTGGGCGAAGAATATTTCGCACATGCGTTATGGCCGTATGCAGCGCCGTCAGGAAGAAGGCCGCAGCCGCGCGTTCCTGCAACAGCTTGAATCGCTTCTGCCGAATGGCCTGGATGAAGCGTTGAAGGAGAAACTGGAATCTGGTGCCGGCGAGGTTGATCTTGTTCGCTCTGGCCTCGATGACACGATGCGCGCAGCCTATGTCGCGATGCGGGAGGTGCGCGCAGCGCATCCGGATTGCCCGGACCTGCGCACAGCCGCCTACATGGTGGCCATCCGCCGGATCGCCAGCGTCATGGACCTGTACACGCTCTGA
- a CDS encoding LysR family transcriptional regulator codes for MFENLDWDKLKVFSVVAELGSMNAAATRLKETAPTVSRKIDELERTLNARLLYRSPRGVTLTEAGKKALRYAEIMSDAADGLRSDVLDHDLPAEGPVTLCTGDGLAAHWIAPHLPEFHLQNPKIELRLVTTDQPDSDLLNEKSEISIQFSEPLRQEIVSKKLGILHYAFFASPEYLETFGHPASLFDLHNHRCIIHSGYVNQMERWAPKAKQFRDLIDFALVTNSGSVMIEVCANGGGIALLPTYVHSLGKNMTPLTLPEIAPIRFWLTYTERVRRLARAQIVIDWLRGLFNQKFSPWFRPNFIHPLTVDEDGSVMDPQLSPLSAHQNA; via the coding sequence ATGTTTGAAAATCTTGACTGGGATAAGTTGAAAGTCTTTAGCGTCGTCGCTGAACTCGGAAGTATGAACGCTGCTGCGACGAGGTTGAAAGAAACCGCGCCGACTGTCTCTCGCAAGATTGACGAGCTGGAACGCACGCTCAATGCGCGTCTCCTCTACCGATCTCCGCGGGGCGTGACCCTGACCGAAGCGGGCAAGAAAGCGCTCCGCTATGCGGAGATCATGTCAGATGCCGCAGATGGGCTCAGAAGCGATGTGCTTGATCACGATCTGCCGGCGGAAGGTCCGGTCACACTGTGCACGGGCGATGGCCTGGCGGCGCACTGGATCGCACCGCACCTGCCGGAGTTTCACCTGCAGAACCCCAAGATCGAACTGCGACTGGTCACAACGGATCAACCAGATTCGGATCTTCTGAACGAGAAGTCGGAGATCTCAATTCAGTTCAGCGAACCGCTGAGACAGGAAATCGTCTCCAAGAAGCTCGGCATTCTCCACTATGCCTTCTTTGCCTCGCCCGAATATCTGGAGACGTTCGGGCATCCGGCGAGCCTGTTTGATCTGCACAATCATCGCTGCATCATACATTCCGGATACGTCAATCAGATGGAGCGCTGGGCGCCAAAGGCGAAACAGTTCCGTGACCTGATCGACTTTGCACTGGTGACAAATTCCGGGTCCGTGATGATCGAGGTCTGCGCCAATGGCGGCGGTATCGCGCTGCTGCCAACCTACGTGCACAGCCTTGGCAAGAACATGACTCCCCTGACCCTGCCAGAGATCGCGCCGATTCGGTTCTGGCTGACCTACACCGAGCGCGTGCGCCGTCTTGCGCGGGCCCAAATCGTGATTGACTGGCTACGCGGCCTGTTCAACCAGAAATTCTCACCTTGGTTCCGTCCGAATTTCATTCACCCATTAACCGTGGATGAAGACGGGTCGGTGATGGATCCCCAGCTGTCGCCGCTGTCAGCACATCAGAATGCGTAA
- a CDS encoding helix-turn-helix transcriptional regulator, with protein sequence MSKTPDNSMDVQIGQRIRRARLEAAVTQSELGQILGRSSQQIHKYEQGSNRVSAGTLFLIAHALDRSIDWFFSDAALERGSGDPRWTH encoded by the coding sequence ATGTCGAAGACACCAGACAATTCCATGGATGTTCAGATCGGTCAGCGCATTCGGCGCGCTCGCCTGGAAGCCGCCGTCACACAGTCAGAGCTCGGCCAAATCCTGGGTCGCTCCAGTCAGCAAATTCACAAATATGAGCAAGGCAGCAATCGTGTCTCCGCAGGCACCTTGTTCTTGATTGCGCACGCGCTCGATCGTTCGATCGACTGGTTCTTCAGTGACGCTGCGCTCGAGCGCGGCTCCGGCGATCCGCGCTGGACGCACTAA
- a CDS encoding Crp/Fnr family transcriptional regulator, with translation MLRTVSPEAQDKLKRLSDATWAEIERRGEFLQAEAGDIILDLEQTDNHLLIVLSGNVTLLYPSDGEFAPTAIYRDRGKVLHHAGMHLQTGNPFQIAALEDATRVVLLERKTVYELIGQDVSFAEFLFRDLSIRFLVALEFLREERESPLILRLGKRLLSIAQNESKVELTQAEIAEIMAVTRISVSKCLKSLESLGLIKRDQRALITVNMEALEAWVAEQEA, from the coding sequence TTGCTTCGAACCGTATCTCCGGAAGCTCAGGATAAGCTAAAACGCCTGTCTGACGCGACCTGGGCCGAGATTGAACGGCGCGGCGAATTTTTGCAGGCCGAAGCTGGCGATATCATTCTCGACCTGGAGCAGACCGACAATCATTTGCTGATCGTCCTGTCGGGGAATGTGACATTGCTTTATCCGAGCGACGGCGAGTTCGCGCCGACCGCGATCTACCGTGACCGCGGCAAGGTGCTCCATCATGCCGGCATGCATCTGCAAACCGGCAATCCATTTCAGATTGCGGCGCTGGAAGATGCCACGCGAGTCGTGCTGCTGGAACGCAAGACGGTTTATGAACTGATCGGGCAGGATGTCAGTTTTGCCGAGTTTTTGTTTCGCGACCTTTCGATTCGCTTCCTGGTCGCGCTCGAATTCCTGCGGGAAGAGCGTGAGTCGCCGCTCATCCTTCGCCTCGGCAAACGACTGCTCTCCATCGCGCAAAACGAGTCGAAAGTGGAACTCACCCAGGCCGAGATCGCCGAGATCATGGCGGTCACGCGGATCAGCGTGTCAAAGTGTCTAAAATCGCTCGAGTCGCTCGGGCTGATCAAGCGAGATCAGCGCGCTCTGATCACAGTCAACATGGAAGCACTGGAAGCCTGGGTCGCCGAACAGGAAGCCTGA